In the genome of Sander lucioperca isolate FBNREF2018 chromosome 18, SLUC_FBN_1.2, whole genome shotgun sequence, the window TACATATGTAGCAGCTTCTAATGGGTTACAATTTAAGATTGATTTGATTAATTAAGGGCTTAGTCTCTACAGACCTGATAACGACTGATCCTCTCTTGTTTCAGCAGCTCAAACTTCCTCTTCAGCTCCGCCTGCCGCTCCATCTTCTTCTGGGCCCGGCCCACAAACACAGTCTTGCCGTTGAGATCGGTGCCATTTACCTCTTCGACAGCCTTTGGAcgaaattattattatcagaGAAGACTTACCAATACAGACTAATCACTTAGTACATTTTCATGAGGCCAAAGTACCTTGTTAGCGTCCTCATGTTTCTCGTAACTAACAAACCCAAAGCCTCTGGATTTGCCGGTGGGGTCTGTCATCACCTTCACGCTGAGTGTTTTACCTGCAGAGGTTAAAGGTCAGATAAGTGGATGTCAGACCACATCAAAGTTTGGATTTATACCCTTGAATATAGTCCCATTTTACCGTATTTGTCGAAAACCTCCTTCAGCTGCTCATCATTCATATCATCCCCAAAGTTCTTGATGTAGACATTGGTAAACTCCTTGGCTTTAGCACCAAGTTCAGCCTCCCGTTCCTTGCGAGATTTGAAACGACCCACAAACCTGAAGATAGAGGGAGGGCAGCGAAACACACTCTTGTAAAACAGTCCTGACAGAAGTGAGAAAACAAACCAGGATCCATCTCTTTTGACTTCCTTTTGCAGATCTAAAAACACTCTTGATCCGGTAGAGGACGACCTGATCACGCAAGCACGATAAATAAAAGAGAGCACATTCTTTTACAAAAACCAAACAGTGGCAACATCCACAAAACAAATTCATAGCTACATTTCATCAAGTGACTCATCATTCCTGGGGTaaccaataaaaaaacatccaacTGCTGTTAATGACACCAGGGGCAGGCAGATATGTTGGCATGCTAGACATCACAGTGACAACCATCCTAATTCTTGGTCCAAAACTTGATGAGGAGGTGGAcggagagggatggaggaacAGAGTCTCACAGTACAAAGGAAAGCTGAGGACCAAATTATCTTATATACCTTGCTATGACGACCTCTCCCCTTCCGCCATCCAGTATTGCATTCCTGCATTCGATCCATCACTAAAACACACAAGCGtggtcatacacacacacatacaaacactccAAGACGGGTGACCAGCGGGTGGACAAATGAGGCAAAAGAATATGCGTCTGGTAGGAAAGACAAGAGTAAGTACGAGTTTTTAGTTTGTTATCTATCAGTTCAGAGGTTATCTTCATACTTGCGGTAGAGAGAGATGGGCTTATTAGTCAGATtattcacacacaaactcaccaattgaaaagcacacaaaaagtCAGTTCACTCAACACAAGTCAGGTTGATACACACAGTACAACACCGTCCGATACATATAAAAGCTATTACCATATTCACCATAAGCTCAATAAGTACTGTGCTTTCATTGTCATGATAACTAAGTACTGTCaaaatcattttaaagttcAAGCTTAATTCTTCAACAGTCTTTTCAAAACACTaccaacaatgaatgccacTTTGTCCCCAGTTCCTAAATGATCAGACACTCACACCTTGCGGTCATTCAGAAGCATGCCGTTCATTTTCTCAATGGCACGATCAGCAGCATCCTGGGTCTCAAAGTGGACAAAAGCGTAGCCCTTGGAGCCATTTTCATCACACACCACCTGGAGCAGAGGAAGACTTACGGGTAAATATGCATACGGTAGAGAGGCATCATTACACATGCACGCAATTTCTTCACTTGAAAACAGAAGTTTAAGAtcttgggaaatacgcttattcgcgtccttgctgagagttagacgagaagatcaataccactctcaaaTCTGCAGCCAGTTACCTAGTTCTGTCCAAATTAACATGTTTACTCTTATTTAATtcatacaaaaacaaagtgtaaaagcAGTATTTTGTGGTTTTACAATTCAGATGTCACTTCAATAAGCTATACATAACTGGTGAGCTTTAGACTATAGATgtgttttgttacctttggaccaagacaggctagctgtttccagtctttattctaaactaaccagctgctggctgtagcttcatattccACTGTCGGACATACAGTAAGTGGTATCATTCGTCTCATCTAACTTTCTGAAAGAAAGcgaataaatgtatttgtgtggcAGTATTGCTACAATGTGACTAGTTTTTTGTTGGAACTAGGAGAGACGGCGTATGAGTTTACATGAAAATGTTTTAAGTGCATTAGAATAGTATTCAAATTTATAATCTAATTTAAGCATAATTTGTGTGAAATCTCCAAGCAGGAACAGCGTTTCCAAAAGTGAAAATATATACAGCATAAAAGAAACATCTTCCCGTTTTAAAGTCCCTCAGTCATATTTATGACAATTGTACCTTGCAGGAGAGGATGTTGCCAAAGGCAGAGAAGGTGTCGTACAAGGCTTTGTTATCAATGGACTTGTCAAGGTTCTTGATGAACACGTTGCCCACTCCAGACTTCCTGAGGGAGGGGTCTCTTTGGGACCacatgattctgattggcttcCCTTTTACCACGTCAAAGTTCATGGTGTCCAGGGCTCTCTCAGCTGGAAGGAGGAATtgcagagagatggagggaaacGTCATTAATCTCAAACTATATCAGTCACTACTATGTATGCTACATATCATTCTTCCATCTACCATGGTCAATACATGGACTGTAGTGCTTTCACACAAGGAAGTTCTATTCCAGTAACCGTTGTTATAATGCAGCTATCCCTTTAAACCACAACCACAGCATAACATCCCAGAGAAATAACATGAAGTTACAGTAAAGTGTATTAGTATTAGTCGGTTTGCCCTCCTGTGCAGTTTGTGCAACAATGGAGTATTTCAGCTGCCAGCCCATTAACAAGGCACATGTAACATGGTTGAGATACTGCAGTAGACCATGTGGCTGATGAGCAGCTGGGACAAGTGAGGGGCAGCTGCAGTGGGCAAGCTGGGAGCACATTCCCCTTCTCTAACTCACCACATGCTGCTGGGCCACGTCCCACCTAGGCCAGTTGCAGCAACAGTGCAGCAGGCCCTCATAACAAAAACTGGGCTTAAATTGTGGTGTTAAGATGTCATAGCTTTAATTTGCTCAAATCATTATGCCAGTTTAATCACTAGGGTTCAATTTATACAATTTCTTTCAATTTCTCTACATCTATTGATTTAACTCTCATATAGGCTCTGTCAATGTTGGCGCACATGCCAAAACATCCTTTTGTTCAGTCACTCTAcagtaacagacacacacaggccagGCTTCCCAACTAAAAGTGTCTGGTAAACAAAACGGAGCTGCCTTGCGTCTGCTGGCATCAGCAGTTTAGTTTGCAATTGTACTTCACAACCCGTGTGTTCAGAGAAGGTGTGTGACTGTTGTCAAACATGTGGTCTTCTGGAAGATTCAGAGAGGGAATCGATAGTTTTAAAAAGGCCAACGTGATCCATGTAATACataattatctgtatctgtaagTGATGTTATTTAGAATAGTGAAATAGTGTGGTGAAATGTTGACAGGGTTGATTTACTTGTTAACCAATTATGTCATGTTAAGAACTTAAAAGTATTGCAACCCGGCAAATTTTGGGCTGCTCAAAAAGATGTTCTATATTTAGAGAGGGGTCCTGGGAGGTATGTGCTGGCTTGGAGTGTGAGTAGAGCATTCTCTACCATTGATGGGGAAGAGAGACGCAAAAAGAATGCTCAGATGAGCAACACTAGGTCTTGTGAGTGTTTACACATACAGACCAACCTTGACTATTGCCTTACTCCGCATGATATCAGATGCACTAAGTAGTTATAATTAATAACAAGCAGCAAGCTATTGCCCCACAGGCACATGCTAGGACTCCATTTAAATAcccaacacccccccccccatttctaCACTTCCAATAACAAATTGTGTTCTCACTTGTGGGTCTtcttacatttactcaagtgagTGATACCACCTTCCTGGAAGTGAGCCAGTTGTAACCTATCGTTACTCGAGCTTTTGGTAAGCGACTCCAGCACAGATAAATTGTGACAGGTGTTTAACGTTGATACAAGAGGCAAAGAAGTCCACACAATGTATCACCAGGCCTCCAAAGACAACCACAACACCTGCTACTATTGCTCAATGCTTTGATACCAGTTTAAGTGGTTAATATATTACACAAACCAACTATGATTCAGATAATCCTTAacgagttaaaaaaaataaaagttaggATTAAATCCAAACCGAAACCAGTTCAAGTATTTGATATTAATGCGTGTACCAGACAATACACATAAGACATGTCTAGAAGGCAGTGCAGGGGCTATTGTTCAGCTGTGCTTGTCCCTTCTCTTGCTTTCAGTGAACATATACCAGCAGAGGGCAATGGGAATAGTTTCACTCTACAGCCCTTTAAATAGGAGCAGAAATGGGTCATTTGGGCAAAATAAGTGATATCTGCTAAATGAGTTTCTTTTCCTAAATGATTGCTATAAAATTACTTCTAAGCACATGTCAGACTGCACGTTTGTGAGGGCTTTAACTCTGGTAGTGATTTTGTATTCAACAACTGGGGCATGCTTATATGGGTCAAAATGAGTGCTCCAATCAGTCTGAGGAACTGATTGTCTTATTTAGAGACTGCAAACATGTCACTTTATAGTTCAGTTAAAGTCCAGTGCTTTGTATTGCAGCGTATTCTGATTTTGCATTTGGTTATGCAGACAGTTGTAGGACTGACATTGAAAACATATGGTGACATTGTCAATATTTTAAGGATGCACGATTTCTGTTGCATCTTAAAGCTGCATGCAAGTAACATGATCAAACTGCACAGTGATCACTCATCAGGTTTCTTTTCTTACCGTCAGCAGGTTGAGAGAAGTTCACATAAGCATATCCGAGGGAGCGCCGGGTGATCATGTCTCGGCATACCCGAATAGAGAGCACAGGTCCGGCTGGGCTGAATTTCTCATACAGCATAGCCTCCGTGATATCGGGGTGCAGGTCGCCAACGTAGAGAGAAGCCATCGGATAACTCCCCGCCGTCGCTGTGTTCATATCTCGGACTTCGCAATAGAAATGAATGAAAGGctatccttttaaaaaaaaaaaaaaaaaaaaaaaaaaaacgccagaAGAATGCTCGAATGAGCTGTATTCCGGGTCCGAATTGCGCTTCAATTCTCACCTAACAAACAGCCTAAGAGACAGCTGGCTCTCTGGTTCAGCTTGAGAAAATGTCAAACCAAAAATTACGATATTAAAAATGTTCTCTTCTGAACTATTTCTTCCTTTAATACGCCAACTTCGGGTAAAGCCGGCCtcttgttttctgtatttttgtaaattagttttgcttttttttacgTTTGTATTTCTTTAGGTATTACAGTAGTACttgtttttaagattttgttgattttatattttttattttatttttattttaagttttagGAACAGTGAGTTAGACACTCACGGTTGCTTTGTGGCCGGGGAAAGAGACTGCGTGAGGAAAAGCGTGGGCACTTTATAGAGAGTGGCAGAGTGCGGAGGAAATAGTGGCCAGGGTCATAAcatgggaaagaaaaaaaaggaaactgcGCATGCGgtgtaaaagagagagagcacagtACTATCCCAACTACAGAGCCCAGCTCCCCACAGCGACATCTGGGTGGGAATACAAAAGGAGTCACACAAGCCTATGAGCAGGGGTTTTTTTTAGGCTTGTAATAACATTGCACTGATAAcattgcaggaaaaaaaaaaaaaaaaaaagtatttgggGGGGATGCCACTTTTGCCTCCTGCTTACCCCacaatcagaaatactttaataatcccagggggaaattatttgtTACCCCAATTTGGGTATGACATTGAAACAAACACTGGATTTTtgttcaaatacatttattcagTTAAAGTAGGCTACCTTATTAGAAGTTATGAAGACGCAATTATTCTGCTTTGTCCATCCTCCTGAGGATAAAAAGAATGAGAAATTTACTCATAGGTCACATGTATAGAATATACATTACAAGATTAGTTAGCCTACCTCAACAAATCCAAGAAAGTTGAGCGCAGCCCTCTCTGTCTAGGCTCCTGTTTCCCTCGTTGTCTTATCACTTCTTCCTCATAACTCAGAGAGTGTGATCCATCCGTGCCTTTGGAAAACTGAAGTTTTGAGCGAATTATTGGTTGGGCATCACTTGCTTCTTCTTGGGGCATCACAGCTGCATCTGGCTGCCCATGTCTCATTTGGTTATAATCATTCTGGTTTAGGACATCTACATAAACCATCTCATCTGTCAGAGGGATGGCAACCTCTTGTGGAGACTGTGTGTCAAACACTCCAGATCTTCCAAAACGCTTTTTTCTTTGAGATTCCTCTGCAAAAGTTGCCTTTTCCATTTGTGAAAGAATTGCCCATCCATCAACCACTAGTTCATTTGCACTTTGACCTTCCATCTCGTTTATGAGCGTATTCAGAAGAGGCTCCTTATCTGCCAGTAGTCGCAGCTCAGGAAGGTCATTTGCTACGGTGTCGCTTGCCTCCAACTTAAGTGTCAAATTGTCTTCAGACTCAGAACGGATATTCTTGCTGTGTTCAGGATCTTGCAGCTGTTCTGGTAGCCAAAGGGTCAGTCTGGCACCTGGGTCCTGACTAACCACCACCACACCCTGAGGGGGTCTTGATGCAGAACTTCCAGAAACAATTTTGTCCTCAGTGGCTGCACCATGAGACCACATGGAGTCTGTAACAGGAGCGCTGGAGGTTTCTTGCAGTTCAGAAGGCTCAGGACTTGGCTCTACATGATTATCCACAATGACAAAGGGGCCAGTGCTGATGGTAGCCTTGGCATCTGAAATCATACATTTAGTGGAGTTAGAGACCAAAAGTCCCATTTATTGTTTCAACTTTTCACAACACAAAGCACTGACCCTCAGGAAGGTGCCTGACTGACAGGCCTTTACACTTTGAGCTACAGCACTCGCACACCTCTACATTTCCACTTAGGTCCTCCCATCTGAAAGAGAAAGATCTCATTAAGTAATGAAAAAGGTCACAAAATACAGTTCTATGCATGTACAAATACCTTGACTGGATCAGGTTATAGTTGCAGGATTTAGAGCCAAAGTTCACACCCTGGTCTGACATGAGGACACTACAGTGGATGTACAGCTTCAGAGGAGAGAGGTCATACAGTTGAACAGAGGAAACATGTCAGaacaacaaatacatttaaaaaaaaaaaaaaaaaaaaaaaaaaaaaaaaaaaaaaaactcacctcAGAAATGAGATAAGATGTGTCCAGAACTAAATTAACCACATCCGCTCTGTCGGAGGCCACAAATTGTACGACGGCATGAGAAGAATCCAACGGGGCTGTACATCTGGCAGAGCGTAACAGCATCACAGGTGATTAGAACAGCATAGACAAACACTACAATCAATTCCTGACTGGCTACTTTACCCTTTATTCATTATGAGTGCATGTTTGGGTCTAGTCTGAGGCTCAGGAGATGCAGAGACAAAACAGGACTGAATGAAAAGCTGCTGCTCTGGCCTGGTTTTGGCAGAAACCTGGAGGTTTACAACCTGTCCTCTTTCATAGATAATAGACTCTGCACTGCTGGTCCAGGATGCTGCAGGAACCGTAAAACATTACGTTACTACAAATGAAACAACCCAGCCTAATGGCATTTTTGACTGTTATTACTCACGATTCATGGCTTTAATATTAAAGATCTGGCCATTCTCAGGAAGTGCCATTGAATAGGACCTGTAAAGACATGCAGTCTCCTTTAGTATGGTTATTTTTGTCcacttaaattattattaaattatataaACTCAATCGAGGCACCTTTTTGGTAAACAAAATATGTGTACTGTGGAAGGAGTTTGCCACCAGGTGGGGGGAGGTTCTTTGAGATTCAAGTGGAGAAAGTTGGTGAACATTACCAAGCCATTCTGTATCTGTAAAGAGTATCAGAAAAATCCTTAAAAATCTGTGGAAATAAGTAGGCTAACTAGTAAAGAAAGTGGTCAACTCACCATAGGTATAGTTCCACACTCATCCAAATTGTAAGTGAAGACAAATTGGTTTGGTAGCTCTTTGTTGCTATAGCAGCCATTACCCAACTGTAGCTCCTCTCCAGTTAGCATGACATCATTGGATCTCTTATCAACCAGCAGAGTTATCTTAGATTCATCGCAAAACACCTCTACTCTGGGAACGATCAC includes:
- the zpcx gene encoding zona pellucida protein C, which produces MGTMEIFLCLFLGHFIAAQSVIKKQDVPNFQTVPRFFNNIRPFPFERNFDFTPFDTIFSSSGTWSPDFHMLAELPPIVIVPRVEVFCDESKITLLVDKRSNDVMLTGEELQLGNGCYSNKELPNQFVFTYNLDECGTIPMIQNGLVMFTNFLHLNLKEPPPTWWQTPSTVHIFCLPKRSYSMALPENGQIFNIKAMNPSWTSSAESIIYERGQVVNLQVSAKTRPEQQLFIQSCFVSASPEPQTRPKHALIMNKGCTAPLDSSHAVVQFVASDRADVVNLVLDTSYLISELYIHCSVLMSDQGVNFGSKSCNYNLIQSRWEDLSGNVEVCECCSSKCKGLSVRHLPEDAKATISTGPFVIVDNHVEPSPEPSELQETSSAPVTDSMWSHGAATEDKIVSGSSASRPPQGVVVVSQDPGARLTLWLPEQLQDPEHSKNIRSESEDNLTLKLEASDTVANDLPELRLLADKEPLLNTLINEMEGQSANELVVDGWAILSQMEKATFAEESQRKKRFGRSGVFDTQSPQEVAIPLTDEMVYVDVLNQNDYNQMRHGQPDAAVMPQEEASDAQPIIRSKLQFSKGTDGSHSLSYEEEVIRQRGKQEPRQRGLRSTFLDLLRRMDKAE